A single Microbacterium sp. YJN-G DNA region contains:
- a CDS encoding ATP-binding protein: MTQAINTREGWSAFVSETVDQPLPVTREELEAMSPADRALHREARKQFMVRGSVVATGQFAAIEAEIRRRLMLNTYKSHGKLGVIVSGEPNIGKTTTVAHIARRFERRRRDVGGSGSGSIPVIYVSVPPSCTPKLMLGEFAHFLGLPVRTHYNTGELMNTVASVIATCRTELIIVDEIHNINQKYKQMSEASDTLKQLSEKCPGTFVYAGADVEGSGLLDGTRGRQITSRFQIMRLHKFEATGKARAAWADLLLAVEASLGLIDQEPGAILRHVRHLHTATGGVIGDLTGMVHMLAIDAIDTGTERLDLDTVFGTTPAPDPTPAVVEV; encoded by the coding sequence ATGACGCAGGCGATCAATACGAGGGAGGGGTGGTCCGCGTTCGTGAGCGAGACCGTCGACCAGCCACTACCAGTCACTCGCGAGGAACTGGAGGCGATGTCACCAGCGGACCGTGCGCTGCACCGTGAGGCGCGGAAGCAGTTCATGGTGCGTGGGTCGGTGGTCGCTACCGGTCAGTTCGCGGCGATCGAGGCTGAGATCCGCCGCCGGCTGATGTTGAACACGTACAAGTCGCACGGGAAGCTCGGTGTGATCGTTTCGGGCGAACCGAACATCGGGAAGACCACGACCGTCGCGCACATCGCCCGCCGGTTCGAGCGGCGCCGTCGCGATGTCGGCGGGTCCGGGTCCGGGTCGATCCCGGTGATCTACGTGTCGGTGCCGCCGTCGTGCACCCCGAAGCTGATGCTGGGCGAGTTCGCGCACTTCCTGGGCCTGCCGGTGCGGACCCACTACAACACGGGTGAGCTGATGAACACGGTCGCGAGCGTGATCGCGACGTGTCGGACCGAGCTGATCATCGTCGACGAGATCCACAACATCAACCAGAAGTACAAGCAGATGAGTGAGGCGTCCGACACGCTCAAGCAGCTGTCGGAGAAGTGCCCGGGCACGTTCGTGTACGCCGGCGCGGATGTCGAGGGCAGCGGGCTCCTGGATGGCACGAGAGGCCGGCAGATCACGAGCAGGTTCCAGATCATGCGGCTGCACAAGTTCGAAGCCACCGGCAAGGCCCGCGCCGCGTGGGCGGACTTGTTGCTCGCGGTCGAAGCGTCGCTGGGGCTGATCGATCAGGAACCCGGCGCGATCCTCCGCCACGTTCGCCATCTCCACACCGCGACCGGAGGGGTCATTGGGGATCTCACCGGGATGGTGCACATGCTCGCGATCGACGCGATCGACACGGGTACCGAACGCCTCGACCTCGACACCGTATTCGGGACCACCCCCGCGCCCGATCCAACACCGGCCGTAGTCGAGGTGTGA